GGCCGCCGCCACCTACGCGCAGGAGACCTTCTTCGGGCTCTCCGGCCCGGGCAGCACGGTGGACAAACCGTGGCTGCAGGTGTGCCTGGCCTGCAGGCAGGGCCTGCTCGGCTCGGTGTACCTCAGCGGCTACGCCGACTCCGCGCCGCTGCACTCGGCGTCGGAGGCCTACGCCGCGTCGCGGACGACGTTCTACCGGGACGGCAAGATCGCCTTCGACCTGGGCGCCGGCGGCTACGCGCCCTACCGGCCCGTGCCGCTGTCGCTGCCGCTGGCTCCGCGCCCGGCCGACTACCGCCTGGTGTGGGACTTCGCCAGCCAGGCGAACGCCCAGTCGCCGAGCCGTACCGAGTGGACCTTCCGCAGCGGTCCGCGTGACGCCACCGCCGCGCTGCCCCGTACCGTGCAGTGCGCCGACCCCGCGCGCAGGTGCTCCTTCCTGCCGCTGCTGTTCGTGCACTGGGACCTGAAGCTCGACCTCGACTCCCGGGCCGAGGCCGGGCAGGCGTTCGACGTCGGCTTCCGGGTGTCGCACCAGGAGCACCAGGCCCGGCCCACCGGCGTGCGCGCCACGGTCGAGGTGTCCTACGACGACGGCAGGTCGTGGTCGGCGCCGCAGACCGCCACCGCCAGGCGCGACGGCACGTTCGCCGCGCCGATCACGCACCCGGCCTACTCCGACGCGGTCCGCTGGGTCTCGCTGCGGGTCAAGGCGCGGGCGGGCGACGGCAGCACCGTCACCCAGACCAACATCCGTGCCTACCGGCTCGCCGGCTGACAGGGAGACCTGACATGCGCATCCACCGGATGACGACCTTCGGGGGCGTGGCGGCGATGCTGCTCGCCACGCTGACCCCGCTCACCACCGCAGCCGAGGCCGCCGTGACCGGCACCACCGCAGCCGAGGCCGCCGTGATCGGCACCGCTGTGACGGGCACCGTTGTGGCCGGCACCGCCGTGATTGGCACCGCTGTGACCGGCACCGCCGTGACCGGCGCGGCTGTGGCCGGCACCGCGCCGCCTGCCACGGGCGCGGCCTGTCCCAGGGCCGCCGGGGACCTCGGACCGGCGACGTGCCTGCTGCGCGCCGGCGCGGGAGGCGGCGACCGGCCGCTGCCGCGCGTGACCGCCGGCCGCGGCCCCCTGACCGCCAGGGACCTCCAGGAGGCCTACCGGCTGCCGTCGGACTGGCTGGGCGGCGGCCAGACCGTGGCCGTCGTCACTCCGTACGACAACATCGAGGCCGCGGACGAGCTGGCCGAGTACCGCAGGGCGAACGGCATGCCCCCGTGCGACGACGACTTCCCCTGCTTCAGGAAGATCAACCAGCGGGGCGGCGACACCCCGCCCGCCCCGAGCCCCGCCTGGGCGGTGCACAGCAGCGTGGGGCTGGAGCTGGCGGCGGCGGCCTGCCCGAACTGCAAGCTCCTGCTGGTGCAGGCCGACGACGCGTCCCTCGCCAGCATGGCGGCGGCCGTGGACCAGGCCGCCGCGCAGGGCGCCACCGCGCTCGTGCCGATGTGGGGCGTGGCCGAGTACGCGGGCCAGAGCACTCTGGCCGCCCGTTTCGACCACGCCCCGACCACCGTCGTCGCCCCCTCCGGCGTCGGCTTCAACAACGGCGGCCGGCAGATCCTCCCCGCGGCCTACCCGTCGGTGATCGCCGTCGGCGGCACCCAGCTCTACCGGGACCCCGCCACCACCCGCGGCTGGAACGAGTCCGCCTGGCGCGACACCGCCTCCGGCTGCTCGATGTACGCGCTGCGCCCGGCCTGGCAGCCGGCCGGAGCGTGCGGCGCCCGGCGTACCGTGGCCGACGTCGCGGCGGTGGCCTCCGCCGACACCCCCGTCCAGGTCTACAGCACCAGCCTGGGCGGCTGGGGCACCGCCGCCGGCACCCCCATCGCGGCGGCGTTCATCGCCGGCGTGTACGGACTGGCCGGCACGCACTCGGCCACCCCGGCGGGCAAGCGGCTCTACGCCGCCTCCGCCTACCTGAACGACATCACCGCCGGAAGCAACGGCGCCTGCGGTGGCGGCCGGATCTGCACGGCGGTGCGCGGCTACGACGGGCCCACCGGCATGGGCACCCCCAACGGCACCGGCGCCTTCTAGGAGAACCCTGATGCGAACACCACGATCCCCGCGCCGGCGGTTGCGGCGGGCCACCGTCGCGGCCGGCCTGACCGCCCTGCTGAGCACGGCCGTCACCCCGGCCACCGCAGCCCCGGCCACCGCAGCCCCGGCCACCGCAGCCCCGGCCACCGCAGCCCCGGCCACCGCAGCCCCGGCCACCGCCGGGACGGACTGCGTACCGACCTGGAAACTGCTCGACGCGCCCGTGAGCGAGGGCGTCGTCGACGTCGACGTGATCTCCCGCGACGACGTGCGCTTCTCCGAGCAACTGGAGGAGGGCGCCCGGTCGCTGCGCTGGGACGGCCGCTCGCTGATCGAGAACGGCCCGCAGCTCCCCGTGCCCCCGCGCACCGCGAGCCTGTTCCAGGTGGGCAGCGGCTCGTTCGACGCCACCGGCGGCTGGTCGCTGGTCAACCTGCACGGCCCCTTCCAGCCGGACGGGACCGGCGTGCTGGCCCGCCTCGGCCGCGACGGCTGGACGCTCACGCCCGCGGGCGTGTCGCAGAACCCCGAGACCGGCCCGTCCTGGCTGACGGACGTCGCCACGGTGGACTCCGCCCAGGCCTGGGCAGTCGGCCGCACCGAGGGGCCGGCGGGCGGCGCGCTCATCCAGCGCTGGGACGGCACGGAGTGGACGGCGGTCGACCACCCCGCGGCTCGCAGCGCCTCCGCGGCGCTCAGGTCGGTGAAGGCGGTGCCGGGCGGCGGCGTCTGGGCCGCCGGCTTCCGCAAGGACGAGCAGACCGGCAAGTACCAGCCGCTGGCCCTGCACCACGACGGGACGGCCTGGGCCGACGTCGCGCTGCCCGACCCCGGCGCCGAGGGCATGTTGTACGCGGTGGACGCCTCCGGCCCCGACGACGTCTGGGTCGCCGGCATCTCCGGCAGCCAGATCAGCCCGCAGCCGCTCCTGCTCCACTGGGACGGCCGGAGCTGGACCGGCATGCCCACGCCCGAGCCCGGCCCCTACGGCAGCGAGATCTTCAAGCTGTACGCCCCCGCCCCCGGCCAGCTGTGGGCCCTCACCAACGACAGCAGCCAGGGCGTCTTCCACCTGGAGCACTGGAACGGCACCGCCTGGCAGGAGGCCCTGCCCCAGGGCGAGCAGCCCGAGTCGTTCGGCTTCTTCTTCTACGACGTGGACGGCAGCGGCCCCGACGACGTGTGGCTGACCGGCACCTCCAACCGGACGGAGCCCTCCGACATCGGCTACCCGCTGCTGCTGCCCCGCCGCCTGATCGCCCACCTGAGTTGCGGGAGTGAGTGACGTGCGAATGTCTCGTAAGGCGCCCGCGCTGGCGTGCGCCCTGACCCTGCTGGGCGCCGCTCTGTCCGGCGCCGTCCCGGCGCAGGCCGCCACCGGCGACCCAGCGATCGCCTCGGTGATCGCCCCGGCCGTGCTGGCCGGCTTCGACGCCCGCGCCACCACGGACCTGTGGGTACGCATGTCGGGCAAGGCCGACCTCGCCCCCGCCAGGAAGCTCGCCAACCGCGCCGCCCGTGGCCGGGACGTGGTCGAGCGGCTGCACGACAGCGCCGACCGCGACCAGGGGCCGCTGCGCAGGCTGCTCGAGGCCGAGGGGGTGAGGTCCACGGCGTACTGGGTCACCAACGCCGTCTACGTGGAGGACGCCTCGGAGGCGCTGGTCAGGAAGATCGCGAAGTTACCCGGGGTCGAGGAGATCCGCGCGCCCGTCACGTACACCCTGCCCGAGCCGGTCCGGAGCACGCCCACCGGGCCCGCAGCCGCGGCCGGCCTCACCTGGGGCCTGTCCAACATCAACGCCGACGACGTGTGGGCGCGGACCGGCCGCCGTGGCGAGGACGTCGTCGTCGCCAACATCGACTCCGGCGTCCAGTACGACCACCCCGCCCTGGTCAGGAGCTACCGGGGCGCCAACGGCGACGGCACCTTCACCCACGACTACAACTGGTACGACCCGCTCGACGAGTGTCCCGGCCAGGCGCCGTGCGACCACAACTCCCATGGCACCCACACCATGGGCACCATGGCCGGCGACGACGGCCAGGGCAACCAGATCGGCGTCGCCCCGGGCGTGCGCTGGATCGCCGCCAAGGGCTGCACCACGGATCAGTGCTCGGAGCAGGCCCTCGTCGCGTCCTCGCAGTGGATGCTCGCGCCCACCGACTCCTCCGGCGCCAACCCCGACGTCTCCAAGCGCCCGCACATCGTCAACAACTCGTGGGGCGCGAGCCTGACCACCCAGCCGTTCATGGAGGACATCCAGCTCGCCTGGGCGGCCTCCGGCATCATGGGCATCTGGTCCAACGGCAACGACGGCCCCGCCTGCCAGACCTCCGGGACTCCCGGCGGGCGGATCATCAACTACTCGGTGGGCGCGTACGACGTCGACAACAGGATCGCCGGCTTCTCCAGCCGCGGCCCCGGGCAGGACGGCGAGATCAAGCCGAACATCTCCGCGCCGGGCGTGAACGTCCGCTCCTCGGTGCCGGGCAGTGCCTACGCCTTCTACAACGGCACCTCGATGGCGGCGCCGCACGTCGCCGGAGCGGTCGCGCTGCTGTGGTCCGCCCGCCCCGAGTACGTACGCGACATCGCGGGCACCCGCCTGCTGCTGGACCTGTCGGCCATCGACACCGACGACACCAGCTGCGGCGGCACCGCGGCCGACAACGCCGTCCACGGTGAGGGCCGCCTGGACGCCCTGGCCCTGGTCGAGGCCGGTACGCGCGGCACCGCCACGCTGGCGGGCACCGTCACCGACGCCACCACCGGCCTGCCGGTCGAAGGCGCCACCGTCACCCTCACCGGCCCGCTGACCCGCACCTCCACCCTCGGCGCCGACGGCGTCTACCGCTACACGCTCATCGCGGGGGAGTACCAGCTCAAGGCCGAGGCGTTCGGCTACCGGATCACGACCCGGACCGCCACGCTGGACAAGGACGGCTCCGTCACCCTGGACCTCGCCCTGCCGCCGACCGAGCGGATCGACCTGACCGGCACGGTCACCGACGCCTCCGGCCTCGGCCGCGGGCTCGCCGCCAAGATCACCGCCGACGACGGCAAGGGCCACACCTGGATCACCGAGTCCGACCCCGCCACCGGGGCCTACACCCTGCCCCTGCTCCCGTCGCTGACCTACACCCTGACCACCCGCGCCACGGAACCCGGCTACGACCCGGACGTCCAGCAGGTCACCATGGGCGAGACGGCCAGGCGGCTCGACCTCGGCCTGACCGTCGGCCTGGCCTGCGTCGCCCGCGGCTACGAGGTGATCCGCGACGGCAGCACCGAGCCGTTCGACGGCACGGCGGCGCCCAAGGGCTGGACGGTCACCGACGTCGACCCTCGCATCCCCAACTACGCCCACCAGCCCGGCTGGGTCTTCACCGACGCCGGAGGCCGGGGCAACCGCACCGGCGGCACGGGCGGCTTCGCCATCGTCGACTCCCTGCACTCCGGCCGGGGCCACCTCCAGGACACCTACCTGACCAGCCCCGCCTACGACCTGACCACCCGGGCCTCGGCGACCCTGGAGTTCGCCCACGACCTGAAGCCGGCGGTCAACTCCACGACCGGCGTCGACCTCAGCGTGGACGGGGGCCGCACCTGGAAGACCGTCTGGTCGGCGAAGGGCTTCCCCGGCGCTCCGGGGCCGGCCGCCCGCGTCGTCCCGCTGCCGGGCGCGGGCGGGCAGGCCGACGTCCGGATCCGCCTGCACTACCGAGGCCAGCTGTCCGGCTGGTGGGCAGTGGACGACCTGTTCGTCGGCCACCGCACCTGCCGGCCCGCGACAAGCTGACCCCACCGGCTGACCCCACCGGCTGACCCACCGGCTGACCCACCGGCTGACCCACCGGGCCGGTCACATGCGGCACGTTTCGTGACCGGCCCGGCGCCGACATACCCCCGACATACCGCACATCCCTACCTTGGCCTCCATGTTCCCCACGTCCCGGCGGCTCGCCGTCCTGATCCTGGCCGCCGCCTTCCTGGTCCCCGCCCCTCCCGCCACCGCGGCCGCGCTGTCCGACCCGGGCTTCTTCGGCACATGGAGCGGCAGCGCCTGGACGGTGGGACCACGCCTCAACTACGCGCTCACCGGCCTCAAGCCCGTGGAGACCGCCGTGAAGGCAGGCAACTACACGCTGGCCAAGCAGCGGCTGCTGGACTACTACCGCGCCCGCCCCGCCATCGAGGCGGGCGGCTTCTCGCACACGACCTGGCCGGGCGCGATCGAGCTGACCGCCGACCACATCTGGACGCTGGGATCGGGCGAGGCCCACATCAGGACGCTCACCTTCGGCCCGGGGGAGAAGACCGTCACGGCGGACGTCACCAGCAGCATCAACAGCGGCAGGACCGGATTCTTCCTGATGAGCCGGCACAAGGACCCGGTCATCGCCCTCATCAACAGCAGGAGCAAGGGCTCCGGCAAGCCGACTCTCCGCCTCACCCTGGCCGACGGCTCGGTGCGGAGCCTCACCCCCGCGCACGACACCTACATCTGGGCGGCCCACCCGGGCAGCGTGTACGGCACCAAGTACTACCTGCAGGTCAGCGACCAGGGCCCCGGCCCCTTCACCGCAGAGACCCGCAAGGCGTACCTGCGCTTCGACCTCGGCGGCGTCACGAACGTGAAGAAGGCGGAGCTGACGCTGACCGGCACGGCCGACACCGCCAAGGACATCATGCTCTACGGCAACGACGAGACCTTCGACGAGGCCACCCGCACCTGGTCCAACACCGTGCAGAACACCTTCTCCTGGGAGGGCGACCCCGGCGGCTTCGACTGGAAGCTGCCCGCAGGCGCCGACCGGGAGTACCTCTACCAGCTGCCCCGCTTCTACTTCGCCGGCCCGCTGGCCCTGGAGTACC
The nucleotide sequence above comes from Nonomuraea gerenzanensis. Encoded proteins:
- a CDS encoding S8 family serine peptidase; this translates as MSRKAPALACALTLLGAALSGAVPAQAATGDPAIASVIAPAVLAGFDARATTDLWVRMSGKADLAPARKLANRAARGRDVVERLHDSADRDQGPLRRLLEAEGVRSTAYWVTNAVYVEDASEALVRKIAKLPGVEEIRAPVTYTLPEPVRSTPTGPAAAAGLTWGLSNINADDVWARTGRRGEDVVVANIDSGVQYDHPALVRSYRGANGDGTFTHDYNWYDPLDECPGQAPCDHNSHGTHTMGTMAGDDGQGNQIGVAPGVRWIAAKGCTTDQCSEQALVASSQWMLAPTDSSGANPDVSKRPHIVNNSWGASLTTQPFMEDIQLAWAASGIMGIWSNGNDGPACQTSGTPGGRIINYSVGAYDVDNRIAGFSSRGPGQDGEIKPNISAPGVNVRSSVPGSAYAFYNGTSMAAPHVAGAVALLWSARPEYVRDIAGTRLLLDLSAIDTDDTSCGGTAADNAVHGEGRLDALALVEAGTRGTATLAGTVTDATTGLPVEGATVTLTGPLTRTSTLGADGVYRYTLIAGEYQLKAEAFGYRITTRTATLDKDGSVTLDLALPPTERIDLTGTVTDASGLGRGLAAKITADDGKGHTWITESDPATGAYTLPLLPSLTYTLTTRATEPGYDPDVQQVTMGETARRLDLGLTVGLACVARGYEVIRDGSTEPFDGTAAPKGWTVTDVDPRIPNYAHQPGWVFTDAGGRGNRTGGTGGFAIVDSLHSGRGHLQDTYLTSPAYDLTTRASATLEFAHDLKPAVNSTTGVDLSVDGGRTWKTVWSAKGFPGAPGPAARVVPLPGAGGQADVRIRLHYRGQLSGWWAVDDLFVGHRTCRPATS
- a CDS encoding S8/S53 family peptidase, yielding MRIHRMTTFGGVAAMLLATLTPLTTAAEAAVTGTTAAEAAVIGTAVTGTVVAGTAVIGTAVTGTAVTGAAVAGTAPPATGAACPRAAGDLGPATCLLRAGAGGGDRPLPRVTAGRGPLTARDLQEAYRLPSDWLGGGQTVAVVTPYDNIEAADELAEYRRANGMPPCDDDFPCFRKINQRGGDTPPAPSPAWAVHSSVGLELAAAACPNCKLLLVQADDASLASMAAAVDQAAAQGATALVPMWGVAEYAGQSTLAARFDHAPTTVVAPSGVGFNNGGRQILPAAYPSVIAVGGTQLYRDPATTRGWNESAWRDTASGCSMYALRPAWQPAGACGARRTVADVAAVASADTPVQVYSTSLGGWGTAAGTPIAAAFIAGVYGLAGTHSATPAGKRLYAASAYLNDITAGSNGACGGGRICTAVRGYDGPTGMGTPNGTGAF